One region of Thunnus thynnus chromosome 14, fThuThy2.1, whole genome shotgun sequence genomic DNA includes:
- the olig3 gene encoding oligodendrocyte transcription factor 3, whose product MNSDSSPSSRASSPDMDGLFLRDHLPHLHHHHHHTGSSVSSSTQSGERQKIPEHLRSGDSKSVGSSSSSSSSSNKYKLKKQVTEEEMFQLRLKINGRERKRMHDLNLAMDGLREVMPYAHGPSVRKLSKIATLLLARNYILMLTSSLDEMKRLVGEIYGGQHSAFHCGTVAHPAGAGTHAGGPAAAAAAAAAAAAAHQMHPLLGSALSSSTSSTLTSALPGLPSIRAPHALMKGSPAAPPALQLGSGFQHWAGLPCPCTICQVPPPPQIPITSTGLTRLTGEGKDGMK is encoded by the coding sequence ATGAATTCAGACTCCAGCCCGAGCAGCAGAGCCTCCTCTCCGGACATGGACGGCTTGTTTCTCCGAGACCATCTCCCACAtctccaccatcaccaccaccacaccgGCTCCTCCGTGTCCTCCTCCACGCAGAGCGGCGAGCGCCAGAAGATACCCGAGCACCTGCGGTCCGGAGACAGCAAGTCTgtaggaagcagcagcagcagcagcagcagcagcaacaagtaTAAACTGAAGAAACAAGTCACCGAGGAGGAAATGTTCCAGCTCCGCCTCAAGATTAACGGTCGGGAGCGGAAACGCATGCATGACCTTAACCTGGCCATGGACGGCCTGCGCGAGGTGATGCCCTACGCGCACGGGCCCTCGGTTCGGAAGTTGTCCAAGATTGCCACGCTGCTTCTCGCCAGGAACTACATCCTGATGCTCACCAGCTCCTTGGACGAGATGAAGCGGCTGGTGGGGGAGATTTACGGAGGGCAGCACTCCGCTTTCCACTGCGGCACCGTGGCGCACCCAGCCGGTGCCGGTACACATGCCGGGGGCCCCGCCGCTgcagccgccgccgccgcagCCGCCGCTGCCGCGCACCAGATGCACCCGCTCCTCGGGAGCGCGCTGTCTTCCTCCACGTCCTCCACCTTGACGAGCGCGCTGCCAGGGCTCCCGTCTATCCGGGCGCCCCACGCCCTGATGAAGGGCTCCCCGGCTGCGCCCCCGGCTTTGCAGCTGGGCTCCGGCTTCCAGCACTGGGCCGGACTGCCGTGTCCCTGCACCATCTGCCAGgtgcctcctcctccacagaTCCCCATCACCTCTACCGGCCTCACGAGACTCACAGGGGAGGGAAAAGACGGGATGAAATGA